A window from Pelodiscus sinensis isolate JC-2024 chromosome 31, ASM4963464v1, whole genome shotgun sequence encodes these proteins:
- the LOC142818235 gene encoding uncharacterized protein LOC142818235 isoform X1, with protein MAAESPMESVWEEAPRPVCLEDFTAPVTLECGHNFCQAPLSPQGRDTEQQGPLQPNRQLANVVELAKPLRFQSTKRARWDGEHQEALKLFCEENQTPISVVYDRSQAHMVVPLQEAAQEYKEKLETHLKTLREKREKLLKRKKTAEGKSQEYLDVRSTLSRSDMGQFQLPEEISPELEEQGRGFSQKTIALSETLREFKDTLPSALERARGKSLGAFRRGGSSEQKMKFQEGVGPKLRETYSQGFPVSETDVISWVEREEELQVPDPPSCEEGEIISNTWTGDGTLTENHEKSLQQEGLEQVSPCGLLLRRSEGHVFQLREQGESCESQHSPKKQQGNHLGEGQGNSSSRSTGEKRNTETVQQEIPHQQSSCTCSDCETLPEHQRVHTGEKPFKCSDSGKSFSEHSHFTNHQKIYTRDASHNCSDCGKNFSTNSHFVIHRMAHTGEKPFNCSACGKSFSQKSNLVTHRKSHTGEKPFNCSDCGKNFSSSSHLVTHRRSHTGEKPFNCSDCEKSFSQISHLVRHRRTHTGEKPFYCSDCGKSFSSNAELITHWRSHTGEKPFNCTDCGKSFSQKSNLVTHRKSHTGEKPYNCSDCGQSFSISTSLVSHRMTHTGEKPFYCSDCGKSFSQKSNLVTHRRSHTGEKPFNCSDCGKSFSHSSSLFDHRRTHTGEKPFNCSDCGKSFSRRASLFDHRRIHTGEKSLNCSDCGKSFSHRASLLYHKRTHTGKNLFNCSDCGKSFSQCSCITSHQNTYKRVAL; from the exons atggctgcagagagccccatGGAAAGTGTCTGGGAGGAAGCGCCGCGTCCtgtctgtctggaggatttcactgcccctgtcactctggagtgtgggcacaatttctgccaggcccccctcagccctcaaggcagagacactgagcagcagggacccctccagcccaaccggcagctggcaaacgtggtggaactagccaagccgctgagATTCCAGTCAAcaaagagagcaagatgggacggggAGCACCAAgaggctctgaagctgttctgtgaagagaATCAAACTCCCATCTCTGTGGTGTAtgacagatcccaggctcacatggtggtgcccttacaggaagctgcccaggagtacaag gaaaaattggagactcatttgaagactctgagggagaagagagaaaagctgctgaaaaggaaaaaaacagcagaagggaaaagccaggagtatctg gacgtcagaagcaccctgagtag gagTGATATGGGGCAATTCCAGCTGCCagaagagatttcccctgaactagaagaacaaggcagaggtttctcccagaaaacgattgctctgtcggagactctgagggagttcaaag acactctgccctctgcactggagagagcaagaggaaaatcccttgGAGCTTTCAGACGAG GTGGATCTTCTGAACAGAAAATGAAGttccaagaaggggtggggccaaagctGAGGGAAACGTACTCACAAG gatttccagtctccgaaactgatgtgatctcctgggtggagcgagaGGAGGAGTTGCAGGTCCCAGATCCTCcgagctgtgaggaaggggagatcatcagcaacacctggacag GTGACGGGACACTGACTGAGAACCATGAaaagagtcttcagcaggaaggactggagcaagtgtctccatgtgGACTATTACTGAGacgatctgaagggcatgttttcCAATTacgtgagcaaggagagagctgtgagagtcagcatagcccaaaaaagcagcagggaaaccatctaggagagggacagggtaacTCCAGTAGTAGGAgcacaggggagaaaagaaacacagaaaccgttcaacaggaaatcccccatcaacagtcatCCTGCACGtgtagtgactgtgaaactcttCCTGAACATCAAAGGGTCCATacgggagagaagcccttcaagtgctctgactctgggaaaagcttcagtgagcactCACACTTTACAAACCATCAGAAAATATATACAAGAGACGCATCCCataattgctctgactgtgggaaaaacttcagtacaaactcaCACTTTGTTATCCATAGGATGGCTCACACAGGAGAAaagcctttcaattgctctgcctgtgggaaaagcttcagtcagaagtcaaaccttgttacccataggaagagccacacaggagagaaacccttcaattgctctgactgcgggaaaaacttcagtagcagctcacaccttgttacccataggaggagccacacaggggagaaacctttcaattgctctgactgcgagaaaagcttcagtcagatttcacaccttgttagacataggaggacccacacaggggaaaaacccttctacTGCTCTGACTGCGGAAAAAGCTTCAGTAGTAACGCAGAACTGATTACCCATTGgaggagccacacaggagagaaacctttcaattgcactgactgtgggaaaagcttcagtcagaagtcaaaccttgttacccataggaagagccacacaggagagaaaccttataattgctctgactgtggacaaagcttcagTATCAGCACAAGTCTTGTTAGTCATAGgatgacccacacaggagagaaacccttctactgctctgactgtgggaaaagcttcagtcagaagtcaaaccttgttacccataggaggagccacacaggagagaaacctttcaattgctctgactgcgggaaaagcttcagtcacagctCAAGCCTTTTTgaccataggaggacccacacaggagagaaacctttcaattgctctgactgcgggaaaagcttcagtcgccGCGCAAGCCTTTTTGACCAtaggaggatccacacaggagagaaatctTTAAATTgttctgactgcgggaaaagcttcagtcaccgTGCAAGCCTTTTATACCAtaagaggacccacacaggaaagaaccttttcaattgctctgactgtgggaaaagcttcagtcagtgctCCTGCATTACTAGCCATCAGAATACATACAAGAGAGTTGCCTTATAA
- the LOC142818235 gene encoding uncharacterized protein LOC142818235 isoform X2, which translates to MAAESPMESVWEEAPRPVCLEDFTAPVTLECGHNFCQAPLSPQGRDTEQQGPLQPNRQLANVVELAKPLRFQSTKRARWDGEHQEALKLFCEENQTPISVVYDRSQAHMVVPLQEAAQEYKEKLETHLKTLREKREKLLKRKKTAEGKSQEYLDVRSTLSRSDMGQFQLPEEISPELEEQGRGFSQKTIALSETLREFKDTLPSALERARGKSLGAFRRGFPVSETDVISWVEREEELQVPDPPSCEEGEIISNTWTGDGTLTENHEKSLQQEGLEQVSPCGLLLRRSEGHVFQLREQGESCESQHSPKKQQGNHLGEGQGNSSSRSTGEKRNTETVQQEIPHQQSSCTCSDCETLPEHQRVHTGEKPFKCSDSGKSFSEHSHFTNHQKIYTRDASHNCSDCGKNFSTNSHFVIHRMAHTGEKPFNCSACGKSFSQKSNLVTHRKSHTGEKPFNCSDCGKNFSSSSHLVTHRRSHTGEKPFNCSDCEKSFSQISHLVRHRRTHTGEKPFYCSDCGKSFSSNAELITHWRSHTGEKPFNCTDCGKSFSQKSNLVTHRKSHTGEKPYNCSDCGQSFSISTSLVSHRMTHTGEKPFYCSDCGKSFSQKSNLVTHRRSHTGEKPFNCSDCGKSFSHSSSLFDHRRTHTGEKPFNCSDCGKSFSRRASLFDHRRIHTGEKSLNCSDCGKSFSHRASLLYHKRTHTGKNLFNCSDCGKSFSQCSCITSHQNTYKRVAL; encoded by the exons atggctgcagagagccccatGGAAAGTGTCTGGGAGGAAGCGCCGCGTCCtgtctgtctggaggatttcactgcccctgtcactctggagtgtgggcacaatttctgccaggcccccctcagccctcaaggcagagacactgagcagcagggacccctccagcccaaccggcagctggcaaacgtggtggaactagccaagccgctgagATTCCAGTCAAcaaagagagcaagatgggacggggAGCACCAAgaggctctgaagctgttctgtgaagagaATCAAACTCCCATCTCTGTGGTGTAtgacagatcccaggctcacatggtggtgcccttacaggaagctgcccaggagtacaag gaaaaattggagactcatttgaagactctgagggagaagagagaaaagctgctgaaaaggaaaaaaacagcagaagggaaaagccaggagtatctg gacgtcagaagcaccctgagtag gagTGATATGGGGCAATTCCAGCTGCCagaagagatttcccctgaactagaagaacaaggcagaggtttctcccagaaaacgattgctctgtcggagactctgagggagttcaaag acactctgccctctgcactggagagagcaagaggaaaatcccttgGAGCTTTCAGACGAG gatttccagtctccgaaactgatgtgatctcctgggtggagcgagaGGAGGAGTTGCAGGTCCCAGATCCTCcgagctgtgaggaaggggagatcatcagcaacacctggacag GTGACGGGACACTGACTGAGAACCATGAaaagagtcttcagcaggaaggactggagcaagtgtctccatgtgGACTATTACTGAGacgatctgaagggcatgttttcCAATTacgtgagcaaggagagagctgtgagagtcagcatagcccaaaaaagcagcagggaaaccatctaggagagggacagggtaacTCCAGTAGTAGGAgcacaggggagaaaagaaacacagaaaccgttcaacaggaaatcccccatcaacagtcatCCTGCACGtgtagtgactgtgaaactcttCCTGAACATCAAAGGGTCCATacgggagagaagcccttcaagtgctctgactctgggaaaagcttcagtgagcactCACACTTTACAAACCATCAGAAAATATATACAAGAGACGCATCCCataattgctctgactgtgggaaaaacttcagtacaaactcaCACTTTGTTATCCATAGGATGGCTCACACAGGAGAAaagcctttcaattgctctgcctgtgggaaaagcttcagtcagaagtcaaaccttgttacccataggaagagccacacaggagagaaacccttcaattgctctgactgcgggaaaaacttcagtagcagctcacaccttgttacccataggaggagccacacaggggagaaacctttcaattgctctgactgcgagaaaagcttcagtcagatttcacaccttgttagacataggaggacccacacaggggaaaaacccttctacTGCTCTGACTGCGGAAAAAGCTTCAGTAGTAACGCAGAACTGATTACCCATTGgaggagccacacaggagagaaacctttcaattgcactgactgtgggaaaagcttcagtcagaagtcaaaccttgttacccataggaagagccacacaggagagaaaccttataattgctctgactgtggacaaagcttcagTATCAGCACAAGTCTTGTTAGTCATAGgatgacccacacaggagagaaacccttctactgctctgactgtgggaaaagcttcagtcagaagtcaaaccttgttacccataggaggagccacacaggagagaaacctttcaattgctctgactgcgggaaaagcttcagtcacagctCAAGCCTTTTTgaccataggaggacccacacaggagagaaacctttcaattgctctgactgcgggaaaagcttcagtcgccGCGCAAGCCTTTTTGACCAtaggaggatccacacaggagagaaatctTTAAATTgttctgactgcgggaaaagcttcagtcaccgTGCAAGCCTTTTATACCAtaagaggacccacacaggaaagaaccttttcaattgctctgactgtgggaaaagcttcagtcagtgctCCTGCATTACTAGCCATCAGAATACATACAAGAGAGTTGCCTTATAA